The Candidatus Glassbacteria bacterium DNA window AGGGCCTCAGCCCGGCGATCTCGATCGAGCAGAAAAGCACCAGCCGCAACCCGCGCTCCACTGTCGGCACAACCACCGAAATCTACGACTACCTCCGCCTGCTGTTCGCCCGCGTGGGCGTACAGCACTGCCATCAATGCGGCAACCGGATCGAGAAGCAGACTGTGAGCCAGATCGCCGAGGTGGTCGGGGAAAAGGGCGATGGCCGCCAGGTTACGATCATGGCCCCGCTGGTCCGTGAGCGCAAGGGCGAGTACCGTGAGCTCTTCGAGCAGGTGAAGAAGAAAGGGTTCGTCCGGGTGCGCGTGGATGGTTCGCTCTACCGGCTCGAAGATGTGCCCGCCCTGAAGAAAAACGTAAAGCACAAAATCGAGGCGGTGGTCGACAGGCTCAAGGTGTCGGCCGAAAGCCGCAACCGCCTGGCCGACTCGGTGGAAACCGCCGCCGGGCTTGCCGGCGGGCTGGTGCTGGTCGATTTCGGCGGCGGCGAGGAGCGGATGTTCAGCGAGGAACTGGCCTGCCACGACTGTGGGATTTCCTACGAGGAACTCTCCCCCCGGCTGTTCAGTTTCAATAGCCCCTACGGAGCCTGCGAGCCGTGCGGCGGGCTGGGCACGCGCATGGAAGTGGACCCCGAGCTGGTGGTCGGCGATGAGCGGATGTCGATCATGGAGGGTGTAATCAAACCCTGGGGCGAACCCTCCGGCATCATCCGCAACTCGATTATCGAGGCGCTCAGCGAGCACTACGAATTCCACCCCAACACTCCCTGGCAAGACCTGCCCGACAAGGTGAAAAGGGTCGTGCTCTACGGATCGGGGACGGAGAAACTGGGGATCAAGTACCATTCGCAGCGCTTCAAGGGCGAGTACACCACCGAATGGGAAGGGGTGATCCAGAGCCTCAACCGCCGGTTCTACGAAACCACCAGCCTGACAGTCAAAAGCCAGATCGACCAGTTCATGCAGATCCTGCCCTGTCCGTTCTGCGACGGCAAGCGCCTTAAACCCCAGAGCCTGGCGGTCAAAGTCGGCGGCTGGGGGATCGGTTCGATGACCGAGATGCCGGTGGGCAGGCTGCTGGGAGAGTTCGCCAACATCAAGTTAACCAGGCGGCAACTGGAGATCGGCCGCCAGGCGATCAAAGAGATCACCGAACGCCTGCAGTTCATGGCAAATGTGGGCCTGGACTACCTGACCCTGGAGCGCTCGGCCGAAACCCTCTCCGGAGGCGAGGCCCAGCGAATCAGGCTGGCCACCCAGATCGGCAGCCATCTGGTGGGCGTGCTTTATATCCTGGATGAGCCGTCAATCGGCCTGCACCAGAAAGACAACCGCATGCTGATCGACACCCTGCTGCGCCTTCGCGACCAGGGCAACACGGTGATCGTGGTGGAGCACGACGAGGAGACGATCCGCAGCGCCGACCATATCGTGGACCTGGGACCCGGCGCCGGCAAGCGGGGGGGGCGGGTGGTGGCCCAGGGTACGATCGAAAAAATCGAAACCTGCAAGGAATCGATCACCGGCGCCTACCTTCGCGGCGACAAGCAGATTGCCGTTCCTGCAAAGCGCAGGAACGGCAACGGGCATTCGCTGGTCGTGATGGAGGCCGCCGAGAACAACCTGCAGAACCTGGATGTGGAGTTCCCGCTCGGTAAATTCATCTGCGTAACCGGCGTGTCGGGCAGCGGCAAGAGCACGCTGGTGGAGGACATCCTGCACCGTCACCTGGCCCGCCGTCTCCACGGCTCGCGTAAGAAGGCCGGCAGGATCGCCGGGCTCGACGGGATCAGGTATATCGACAAGGTGATCGATGTCGACCAGGGCCCGATCGGCCGTACGCCGCGCTCCAACCCGGCCACCTACACCAACGTTTTCGGCCCGATCCGCGACGTGTTCAGCGAGCTGCCGGAAAGCAAGATGCGGGGCTACAAACCCGGCCGGTTCAGTTTCAATGTCAGGGGCGGGCGCTGCGAAAGCTGCCAGGGCGACGGGCTGGTGAAGATCGAGATGCACTTCCTGCCCGACGTGTATATCACCTGCGACATCTGCCGGGGAAAACGCTACAACCGTGAAACCCTGGAAGTCGGCTACAAGGGCCGCTCGATTGCCGAGGTGCTGGAAATGACCGTGGACGAGGCGCTGGATTTCTTCCGCAATATCCCGACGATCCGCTCGAAGCTCGAAACCCTGAGCGAGGTGGGCCTGGGTTATATCCACCTGGGCCAGCCGGCCACCACGCTTTCCGGCGGAGAAGCCCAGCGGGTCAAGCTGGCCAGCGAGCTTAACAAGCGCAGCACGGGCCGCACGTTCTACATCCTGGACGAGCCAACCACCGGCCTGCACTTTCACGACGTCAAAATGCTGCTGGGAGTCCTGCATCGCCTGGTGGACATGGGCAACACGGTGGTGGTTATCGAACATAACCTTGAAGTGATCAAGACAGCGGATTATATAATAGACCTCGGCCCCGAGGGCGGCGAACGCGGCGGCAGGCTGGTGGCCACGGGCACCCCGGAGGAAGTGGCCGGGGTGAAAGAGTCCGATACCGGTTTGTTTCTGCGCAGGATAGTCGTCCCCGCGGCCGCGAAGAAAAAACAACAACTGTCCCGCAATAGTTAAGGAGTGTGATCCGGATGAGCAGCAGACACTTGATAATGGCAGTAATGCTGGCGGTTACCTTATCAGCCGGCTGTAACCTGAAGGTGAACCAGCTGAACAAACGCCTGGATCGCTGGCGCTCGATGCAGAGCAAGCAGGCCGACCCGGAAAAGCTCTACGAATTCGCCCGGGAAAGCCTGCTGTTCTTCCTCAAAAACCCGGCTCTTCAGCGCACTAAGGAAGCGGTAATCAGCCAGCAGGAACGAATCAACTACCATCGCAAACTGACACAGATGCAGATGTACCTGATGTCCTACCACGCGCGCAAGGCTACCGAGGCGGTAGAGGGCCCAAGTCCGGACTGGGAGCTGGGCAGGCTGGAATGGGGCAAGGCCGACGCCGTGGCCAACGGTAAAGTCCCCGACCATCCCACCACGTATTTGATGGTCCACATCCAGGAAGGTTACGACAAGTTGGTCGAGCAGCTAGTGCTCCACCCCGAGGAATATGACCAGATGGCCCGCGATTTCCCCGGCGTGATGCAGGCCCTGCGCGAGATGAGCCGCTTCAAGTACCTGGAGGCAGTGAACCTGCTCGCCAGGGATCAGCGTGAGCTGGCTATCGAAGTGTATATCAAGGTTTTTACCCGCGATACGGAAAACTTTCCCATTGCCGACAGAGTTGTCCGCGATTTTACGGGACAGGGAATCAGGGAACTGATTTTCCGCCGGTTTTACAAGGAACGCTATCGGCAGAGTTTCGAAAACGACAGGATGGATATTTATAGCGCCGCCGCCACCCAGATCGCCCAGATCGCCCAGGACCAGGGAGAAGCTGCCGCGGATTCGATGATTTTCGAGGTCATGACCAACGTCGGAGAAAGTTTCCAGATTTCGGTTGAACAGGCGATGAATTTCTACTATGTCGTACGCTCGGTACAGGATGGAAACCTGCCGGAGTACCTGCGGCTCTACCGCCACCAGGTCCTGCAGGGGCAAAAACCGCTCAGGGCGCCCTTTGCCGAATGAAAACTTGACAGTCAGCGTTTTTGCTCTATCTTGCTGATAGGGGGCGACAGCGGCTTAAGTTAATTGTAAAGTAGGCGGCGCGTTTAATCGAAATAGATAGTACGGCTATTCATTCAAAGTTTACGTTGCGCTCGGTCATGGCGGCAAACTACGACCGGGGCCTGGACGGTGAACAGACAGCCGCCGGGTACCTGGAACAGAAAGGTTTTGAGATCCTGGCCCACCGCTGGCGCTCCGGGCGCAAGGAAATTGACCTGGTGGCCCGTCGCGGCGAACTGGTCGTGTTTGTGGAGGTTAAAAGCCGGGGCAGCGAGCGCTTTGCGCCGATTGAAACCAGTGTGACCGAAAACAAACGGAAAAACCTGGTGGAGGCCGCCGCGGGCTGGCTGGCGCAGCACGGACCGGGCGAGAGTGAGCGTCAGTACAGGTTCGACGTTATTCTGGTCCTCGGTTCGGACAATGATGATACGGTGAGTGTTGAACACATCGAAGATGCATTCCGGGCCTGATCCGGCGGCGGGAGCGATCTTCCAAAAAGGAGCACTCCATGGAGTACCTGGGAGTTGATGTAGGGTTCGGCTATACGAAAGCGTTCGATGGCGATCGTTCGGTGATATTTAAGTCGATAATCGGCGACGCCACCGACATCCAGTTCCATTCCGGGTTTTCCGAGGGCAGCGAGCTGGAGAATCTCCACGTCGAACTGGACGGCAAGCAGTTTTACGTGGGCGATATGGCCGAAAAACAGTCCAATGTGCGCGAATTCACCCTGGACCAGAATACCCTGCTGGAAAACAGCGCCAAAATCCTGGCACTCACCTCCCTGAGCCTCTTCACCGGACCCACGGTCAGGGAATTCAGCCTGGTCACCGGCCTGCCGATCCGCTATTTCAAGCAGTACCGCGCCAAGTTCCAGCAGATGCTGGAGGGCAGCCACAAGCTGCGGATGTATACCCAGGGCGAAGCTGAAGAGCGCTCGATCGAGATCCGCAAGGTCCGGATCCTGCCCCAGCCCTTCGGTGCCGTGTTCAACCTGATGATGAACAACCACGGCCGGATTGTCGACAAGGAAGTGGCCCGTCAGAAATTCGGCGTAATCGATATCGGTTTCCGCACCACCGACTATACTATCACCGACCGCCTGCGCTATATCGAGCGCGGCAGCCGTACAACCGATACCGGTATCAGCAAAGCGTTCAGCCTGATCAGCCGCAAGATCCAGGAGCAGAGCGGAGTAAATATCGAACTCTACCGTCTGTTCGAACCTGTCAAGAATGGCAGCATCCGGATCCGGGGCAAGGAGTTCGGCCTGGCCGAGCTTCGCGACGAGGTGATGCGCCAGCTCTCAACGGCCATCATCAACGACATGGAACGCCTGTGGGTCGAGGACTGGGACCTCGAGTTTATCCTGCTCTCCGGCGGCGGCGCGGCCGACCTGGCTCCGATCCTGGAAAACATAATCGATGGCACTACGCGCGTGCTCAACACCGACACAGATATGCGGCTGACAAACGTGGTCGGTTACCTGAAATACGCCAAGTATATCGACCTGATGGAGAAACGCCGTCAGATGCCAAGCCCAGAGAGTGTATCCGAGAGCGAGGAACAGGAGCAGGCCCCGGCGGAAGCGCCGGTTGCCGGCGAGGATGCCGAAAGCGAAGAAGCAGAAGAATAAAGCCGGAGCCTGCTGTCTTGTCGCAGGACCGTTCTGCCGCAGGTTTACGTTCACCCCCCTTACTATCCCCAATCCCGGCAGGAGACCGCTCCCGTGTTGAGCAAGGTGCTCTCCGGATCGATACTCGGAATCGACGCGTTTCTGGTGGAAGTCGAGACCGATATCAGCCAGGGCCTGCCCAGTTTTACGCTGGTCGGCCTCCCGGATAACGCGGT harbors:
- the uvrA gene encoding excinuclease ABC subunit UvrA is translated as MAKSKTDVRNSLEIRGARMHNLQNINLTIPRGKLTVFTGLSGSGKSSLAFDTIYAEGQRRYVESLSAYARQFLGLMDKPDVDFIEGLSPAISIEQKSTSRNPRSTVGTTTEIYDYLRLLFARVGVQHCHQCGNRIEKQTVSQIAEVVGEKGDGRQVTIMAPLVRERKGEYRELFEQVKKKGFVRVRVDGSLYRLEDVPALKKNVKHKIEAVVDRLKVSAESRNRLADSVETAAGLAGGLVLVDFGGGEERMFSEELACHDCGISYEELSPRLFSFNSPYGACEPCGGLGTRMEVDPELVVGDERMSIMEGVIKPWGEPSGIIRNSIIEALSEHYEFHPNTPWQDLPDKVKRVVLYGSGTEKLGIKYHSQRFKGEYTTEWEGVIQSLNRRFYETTSLTVKSQIDQFMQILPCPFCDGKRLKPQSLAVKVGGWGIGSMTEMPVGRLLGEFANIKLTRRQLEIGRQAIKEITERLQFMANVGLDYLTLERSAETLSGGEAQRIRLATQIGSHLVGVLYILDEPSIGLHQKDNRMLIDTLLRLRDQGNTVIVVEHDEETIRSADHIVDLGPGAGKRGGRVVAQGTIEKIETCKESITGAYLRGDKQIAVPAKRRNGNGHSLVVMEAAENNLQNLDVEFPLGKFICVTGVSGSGKSTLVEDILHRHLARRLHGSRKKAGRIAGLDGIRYIDKVIDVDQGPIGRTPRSNPATYTNVFGPIRDVFSELPESKMRGYKPGRFSFNVRGGRCESCQGDGLVKIEMHFLPDVYITCDICRGKRYNRETLEVGYKGRSIAEVLEMTVDEALDFFRNIPTIRSKLETLSEVGLGYIHLGQPATTLSGGEAQRVKLASELNKRSTGRTFYILDEPTTGLHFHDVKMLLGVLHRLVDMGNTVVVIEHNLEVIKTADYIIDLGPEGGERGGRLVATGTPEEVAGVKESDTGLFLRRIVVPAAAKKKQQLSRNS
- a CDS encoding YraN family protein, encoding MAANYDRGLDGEQTAAGYLEQKGFEILAHRWRSGRKEIDLVARRGELVVFVEVKSRGSERFAPIETSVTENKRKNLVEAAAGWLAQHGPGESERQYRFDVILVLGSDNDDTVSVEHIEDAFRA
- a CDS encoding ParM/StbA family protein, translating into MEYLGVDVGFGYTKAFDGDRSVIFKSIIGDATDIQFHSGFSEGSELENLHVELDGKQFYVGDMAEKQSNVREFTLDQNTLLENSAKILALTSLSLFTGPTVREFSLVTGLPIRYFKQYRAKFQQMLEGSHKLRMYTQGEAEERSIEIRKVRILPQPFGAVFNLMMNNHGRIVDKEVARQKFGVIDIGFRTTDYTITDRLRYIERGSRTTDTGISKAFSLISRKIQEQSGVNIELYRLFEPVKNGSIRIRGKEFGLAELRDEVMRQLSTAIINDMERLWVEDWDLEFILLSGGGAADLAPILENIIDGTTRVLNTDTDMRLTNVVGYLKYAKYIDLMEKRRQMPSPESVSESEEQEQAPAEAPVAGEDAESEEAEE